A genome region from Cucurbita pepo subsp. pepo cultivar mu-cu-16 chromosome LG02, ASM280686v2, whole genome shotgun sequence includes the following:
- the LOC111788708 gene encoding lanC-like protein GCR2 has product MADRFFPIQMPHFVAEAPADELAPSDSDIDEDPLTPSKLLSLPHAARSARFIQTALDLKETVVRETWTLSERYPQDYTLYTGALGTAFLALKSYVVSNNENDLKLCSEIVRACETISRDSRRVSFLCGRAGVCALGAVAAKLANDGRLVDHYLEKFKHIKLPSDLPNELLYGRAGFLWACLFLNKHICQHTISKTIMRSVVDEVIKVGRQLGKNRKSPLMYEWHGKKYWGAAHGLAGIMHVLMNMELKPDEVEDVKNTLRYMIKNRFPSGNFRSSEENDSDKLVHWCHGAPGVALTLIKAAEVFGDSELLQAALDAGEVVWNRGLLKRVGICHGISGNTYVFLSLYRLTGDPVYLYRAKAFACFLHQNAQKLISEGKMQSGDRPFSMFEGIGGMAYLFFDMKEPSAARFPAYEL; this is encoded by the exons ATGGCCGATCGTTTCTTTCCGATCCAAATGCCACACTTCGTGGCCGAAGCACCGGCGGACGAACTCGCACCGTCGGATTCCGATATCGACGAAGACCCACTTACTCCCTCTAAGCTTCTTTCACTGCCTCACGCTGCGCGTTCTGCTCGCTTTATACAAACCGCTCTCGACCTCAAAGAAACG GTCGTGAGGGAGACGTGGACGTTGAGTGAGAGGTATCCGCAGGATTATACATTGTATACTGGGGCATTAGGGACGGCTTTCCTGGCTTTGAAATCATACGTTGTTTCTAACAATGAGAATGATCTCAAATTGTGCTCTGAGATTGTGAGAGCTTGTGAGACTATTTCTAGAGATTCGAG GCGTGTGTCATTTCTCTGTGGGCGAGCGGGCGTTTGCGCTCTTGGTGCCGTTGCAGCAAAGCTTGCTAACGACGGAAGGCTAGTGGACCATTACTTGGAAAAGTTCAAACAT ATCAAACTACCCAGCGATTTACCAAATGAACTGCTATACGGGAGAGCAGGGTTCTTATGGGCCTGTTTGTTTCTAAACAAGCACATTTGTCAGCACACGATATCAAAAACTATTATG AGATCGGTTGTCGATGAGGTTATAAAGGTTGGTAGACAATTGGGTAAGAACAGGAAATCTCCTTTGATGTATGAATGGCATGGGAAGAAATACTGGGGTGCTGCACATGGACTAGCTGGAATTATGCATGTCTTGATGAACATGGAACTAAAACCTGATGAGGTTGAGGATGTCAAGAATACACTACGTTACATGATTAAAAATCGGTTTCCAAGTGGAAATTTTCGTTCGAGCGAAGAAAATGATTCTGATAAGCTGGTGCACTGGTGCCATGGGGCTCCTGGGGTTGCACTTACCCTCATTAAAGCAGCTGAG GTTTTTGGAGACAGTGAGTTGCTGCAAGCAGCATTAGATGCTGGGGAAGTCGTCTGGAACCGTGGTTTGCTCAAACGGGTTGGCATCTGCCACGGAATCAGCGGTAACACGTACGTGTTTCTTTCACTCTACCGGTTGACTGGTGATCCCGTATACTTATACAGAGCCAAAGCATTTGCATGCTTTCTGCATCAGAATGCTCAAAAGTTAATTTCTGAAGGAAAGATGCAGTCTGGTGATCGCCCTTTTTCCATGTTTGAAGGAATTGGAGGAATGGCATATCTGTTTTTTGACATGAAAGAACCATCTGCTGCTAGGTTCCCAGCTTATGAACTGTGA
- the LOC111788709 gene encoding protochlorophyllide reductase, chloroplastic-like, whose translation MALQPASLVSPALSLPKEGKSTVCLKDSSFFGISVSDHLKSEFSSSALRCKREFNHHVGAIRAQTTATTTPAVNKAAPDGKKTLRKGSVVITGASSGLGLATAKALAETGKWHVIMACRDFLKAERAAKSAGITKENYTVMHLDLASLDSVRQFVDNFRQSGRPLDVLVCNAAVYLPTAKEPTFTAEGFELSVGTNHLGHFLLSRLLLEDLQKSDYPSKRLIIVGSITGNTNTLAGNVPPKANLGDLRGLSGGLTGLNSSAMIDGGEFDGAKAYKDSKVCNMLTMQEFHRRYHEETGITFASLYPGCIATTGLFREHIPLFRWLFPPFQKYITKGYVSEEESGKRLAQVVSDPSLTKSGVYWSWNKNSASFENQLSQEASDGEKARRVWELSEKLVGLA comes from the exons ATGGCTCTTCAACCTGCTTCTCTGGTTTCCCCTGCTCTTTCTCTGCCCAAAGAG GGGAAGTCTACTGTTTGCTTGAAGGATTCTAGTTTCTTTGGAATTTCAGTCTCAGACCATCTCAAATCTGAATTCAGTTCATCTGCATTGAGGTGTAAG AGAGAATTCAACCACCATGTTGGTGCCATTAGGGCTCAGACAACTGCTACCACAACTCCAGCAGTTAACAAAGCTGCTCCAGATGGGAAGAAAACTCTTAGAAAGGGCAGTGTTGTGATAACTGGAGCTTCTTCTGGTTTGGGTCTGGCCACAGCCAAGGCTCTGGCTGAAACTGGAAAATGGCATGTCATTATGGCTTGCAGAGACTTTCTCAAGGCTGAAAGAGCTGCCAAATCTGCTGGCATTACCAAGGAAAACTACACCGTTATGCATTTGGACCTCGCTTCGCTCGACAGCGTTCGACAGTTTGTTGACAACTTCAGGCAGTCAGGCAGGCCACTTGATGTGTTGGTGTGCAATGCTGCTGTTTATCTCCCAACTGCTAAAGAGCCTACCTTCACTGCTGAAGGTTTTGAACTTAGTGTTGGGACTAACCATCTTGGTCACTTCCTCCTCTCCCGTTTGTTGTTAGAGGATTTGCAGAAATCTGATTACCCCTCAAAGCGGCTCATCATCGTTGGATCGATAACCG GGAACACTAATACCTTGGCTGGAAATGTACCTCCTAAGGCCAACCTTGGAGACCTTAGGGGACTTTCTGGAGGACTGACCGGCCTAAACAGCTCGGCCATGATCGATGGTGGTGAGTTCGATGGTGCCAAGGCTTACAAGGACAGCAAAGTGTGCAACATGCTTACTATGCAAGAGTTCCACAGGCGGTACCATGAAGAAACTGGCATCACATTTGCTTCCCTCTACCCGGGATGCATTGCTACAACTGGTTTGTTCAGAGAGCACATTCCCTTGTTCAGATGGCTCTTCCCTCCATTCCAAAAGTACATCACCAAGGGCTATGTttcagaagaagaatcagGAAAAAGACTGGCTCAG GTTGTGAGCGACCCAAGCTTGACGAAGTCGGGCGTGTATTGGAGCTGGAACAAGAACTCAGCTTCATTTGAGAACCAGTTGTCTCAGGAAGCAAGTGATGGAGAGAAGGCTCGCAGAGTGTGGGAGCTCAGTGAGAAGCTTGTTGGACTGGCTTAA
- the LOC111785950 gene encoding stem-specific protein TSJT1-like, giving the protein MLAIFHKTFAHPPEELNSPASFSGSKTPKLPKETVKEFISRNPHNTFSVNFGEAAVLAYVPPDRPSSLSQRLFCGFDDIYCLFLGSLNNLCALNKQYGLSKSSNEAMFLIEAYRTLRDRGPYPADQVLKELDGSFAFVVYDRRAGAVFAALGADGEVKLYWGIAADGSVVISDDMDVIKEGCAKSYAPFPPGCMFHSEGGLMSFEHPLHKMKPMPRIDSEGVMCGANFKVDVYTRVNSIPRRGSEANWAEWDTN; this is encoded by the exons ATGTTAGCCATTTTTCACAAAACTTTCGCACACCCACCTGAGGAACTTAACAGCCCTGCATCTTTCAGTGGCTCTAAGACGCCTAAACTTCCTAAAGAAACAGTCAAAGAATTTATTTCTCGAAACCCTCACAATACTTTCTCTGTTAACTTCGGTGAGGCGGCTGTTCTTGCTTATGTTCCTCCTGATCGTCCTTCCTCTCTCAGCCAAAG GCTGTTCTGTGGATTTGATGACATATACTGTCTGTTCTTGGGAAGTTTGAACAATCTATGTGCACTCAACAAGCAATATGGTCTATCAAAAAGCTCAAATGAGGCCATGTTTTTAATTGAGGCCTATAGAACACTTAGGGACAGAGGTCCTTACCCAGCTGATCAGGTCCTTAAGGAGCTAGATGGCAGCTTTGCCTTTGTTGTTTATGACAGAAGGGCTGGAGCTGTTTTTGCTGCCTTG GGGGCAGATGGAGAAGTGAAGCTCTATTGGGGAATTGCAGCAGATGGGTCAGTGGTGATTTCAGATGATATGGATGTCATAAAAGAAGGATGTGCAAAATCATATGCACCCTTCCCACCTG GATGTATGTTCCATAGTGAAGGAGGTCTAATGAGCTTTGAGCATCCATTGCACAAGATGAAGCCAATGCCTAGAATTGATAGTGAAGGAGTCATGTGTGGAGCTAACTTCAAGGTTGATGTGTATACAAGAGTCAACAGCATTCCAAGAAGAGGCAGTGAAGCTAATTGGGCCGAATGGGATACAAACTAG
- the LOC111788736 gene encoding WD repeat-containing protein 44-like translates to MMNKSVNEDDEEECFYETLDRIASSCSCSTSNSDDDRDSNANSPNYDSEHPFPIPKFPMAVSNYDIWISEPASVLERRGRLLREMGLSGDPSLSRSNTALELDHREKGAADFGRSASSEYLSRQRQLPPVIIRSKSDGSADCNRNTSSSQASGSDADNQCNYSSSITSPSILSFHLVDETPTTSFANNRNRLVVKSLSCKSEGASSVAYIASQHKPPSGKNCRWADEIRSDSMVLNTNSDPNRSALSQNGENRREISEDSGCSTSGMVDEKVCTIKDLDNGKEFVVNEISENGMWNKLKEVGTGRQLTMEEFEMCVGHSPIVQELMRRQNVEDGCNGCNENVDLNVNGDIGSGSKLKKKGGWLKSIKNVASTVKGQKERRSSDERDTSSEKGGRRSSSATDDSQDVSFHGPERVRVRQYGKSSKELSALYKSQEIQAHSGSIWTIKFSLDGKYLASAGEDRIIHVWQVVESEKKGELLMEKPEEGNLSFLLTANESPEPTSLSPNVDSHHEKKRRGRSSISRKSVSLENVIVPETVFGLSEKPVCSFEGHLDVVLDLSWSKSQHLLSSSMDKTVRLWHLSSKSCLKIFSHSDYVTCIQFNPIDDRYFISGSLDAKVRIWSIPDRQVVDWSDLHEMVTAACYTPDGKGALVGSYKGSCRLYSTSENKMQQKSEINLQNKKKKSSHKKITGFQFAPGSSSEVLITSADSRVRVVDGVDLVYRFKGFRNTNSQISACLSSNGRYVISASEDSHVYIWKHEADSRPSRSKGVTVVRSYEHFHCQDVSVAIPWPGLGDTLELQDDYHGDDNTIENHLDEISSANHPPTPVEVANGSEDSLSASGCTNSPLHGTLSSATNSYFFDRISATWPAEKLIVNTHNNRSPHSSEMFQGSSAWGMVIVTAGLRGEIRTFQNFGFPVKI, encoded by the exons ATGATGAACAAATCCGTGAACGAAGACGACGAAGAAGAGTGTTTCTACGAGACCCTTGATCGCATTGCCTCCTCATGTTCTTGTTCAACTTCCAATTCCGATGACGATAGAGATTCGAACGCGAACTCCCCCAATTATGATTCCGAGCATCCTTTTCCAATACCCAAATTCCCAATGGCTGTTTCGAACTACGATATTTGGATCTCCGAGCCGGCCTCTGTGTTGGAACGCCGTGGCCGTCTTCTTCGAGAAATGGGTCTTAGCGGTGACCCTTCTCTCTCTCGGTCTAATACGGCTTTGGAATTGGATCATAGAGAAAAGGGTGCTGCCGATTTTGGTCGATCGGCGTCGTCGGAGTATTTGAGTCGTCAACGACAGCTTCCCCCTGTCATCATTCGCTCGAAATCGGATGGTTCGGCTGATTGCAACAGGAACACGAGCTCTTCACAAGCTTCCGGCAGTGATGCTGATAATCAGTGTAATTATTCGTCGTCTATTACTTCTCCttcaattctttcatttcatttggttGATGAGACCCCCACCACTTCATTTGCAAATAATCGTAATCGTTTAGTTGTTAAGTCCCTAAGCTGCAAGAGCGAGGGAGCTTCATCGGTTGCTTATATTGCTTCACAGCATAAGCCACCTTCTGGGAAAAATTGTAGATGGGCAGATGAGATTCGAAGCGATTCAATGGTTTTGAATACCAATTCTGATCCTAATCGATCGGCATTGTCTCAGAATGGCGAGAATAGACGAGAGATTAGTGAGGATTCGGGTTGTTCTACGAGTGGAATGGTCGATGAGAAAGTCTGCACTATCAAGGATCTTGACAATGGGAAAGAGTTTGTTGTGAATGAGATTAGTGAAAATGGTATGTGGAACAAGCTCAAGGAAGTGGGCACTGGGAGACAGTTGACCATGGAGGAGTTTGAGATGTGTGTTGGGCATTCACCCATTGTTCAAGAACTCATGAGGCGACAGAACGTGGAGGATGGTTGTAATGGTTGTAACGAAAACGTTGATTTAAATGTGAATGGGGATATCGGTAGCGGTtcgaaattgaaaaagaaaggaggtTGGTTGAAGAGTATAAAGAATGTTGCTAGCACGGTGAAAGGTCAAAAGGAGAGACGTAGCAGTGACGAGAGGGATACTTCATCTGAGAAAGGTGGAAGGAGGTCAAGCTCTGCAACAGATGATAGCCAAGATGTTTCGTTTCATGGACCGGAGAGAGTACGAGTTCGGCAGTATGGAAAGTCAAGTAAAGAATTGTCTGCACTCTACAAGAGCCAAGAGATACAAGCACACAGTGGGTCAATATGGACCATTAAGTTCAGTTTGGATGGGAAGTACCTTGCAAGTGCAGGAGAGGACCGTATCATTCATGTTTGGCAGGTCGTCGAGTCGGAGAAGAAGGGCGAGCTACTGATGGAGAAACCCGAAGAAGGGAATTTGAGTTTCTTACTTACAGCTAACGAATCACCAGAGCCGACTTCGTTATCTCCAAATGTGGATAGCCATCatgagaagaagagaagagggaGATCTTCTATTAGCCGAAAATCAGTGAGCTTGGAGAATGTTATAGTACCTGAGACtgtatttgggctttccgAAAAACCCGTCTGTTCATTCGAGGGGCATCTCGATGTCGTGCTTGACCTTTCTTGGTCCAAATCGCAG CATTTGCTCTCATCTTCAATGGACAAAACCGTGAGGCTCTGGCACTTGTCAAGCAAATCCTGTTTGAAAATCTTTTCCCACAGTGATTATG TAACGTGCATCCAGTTTAATCCTATCGACGATAGATACTTCATTAGTGGATCATTAGACGCTAAAGTTCGTATATGGAGTATACCAGATCGTCAAGTCGTTGATTGGAGCGACTTGCATGAGATGGTGACCGCTGCTTGCTATACGCCTGATGGCAAG GGTGCTTTGGTTGGTTCTTACAAGGGAAGCTGCCGATTGTACAGTACTTCTg AGAACAAGATGCAGCAAAAAAGTGAGATAAATCTgcagaacaagaagaagaaatctagTCACAAGAAAATTACTGGATTCCAG TTTGCTCCAGGAAGTTCGTCAGAAGTGCTGATTACATCTGCAGATTCACGCGTTCGAGTGGTCGATGGTGTTGATCTCGTCTATAGGTTTAAAG GGTTCCGAAATACGAACAGCCAAATCTCGGCCTGTCTTTCATCGAACGGCAGGTATGTGATATCAGCGAGTGAGGATTCACATGTGTACATATGGAAGCACGAAGCTGATTCTCGACCCAGTAGGAGCAAGGGAGTGACAGTCGTTCGATCATACGAGCATTTCCACTGTCAAGACGTCTCCGTTGCTATTCCTTGGCCTGGTTTGGGCGACACATTGGAACTTCAAGACGATTATCATGGAGATGACAACACAATCGAAAACCATCTCGACGAAATCTCCTCTGCTAACCATCCTCCTACACCTGTGGAAGTAGCAAACGGCAGCGAGGATTCACTCTCGGCATCTGGTTGCACGAACAGCCCTCTCCACGGAACACTTTCGAGTGCCACCAATAGCTACTTCTTTGACAGAATCTCAGCAACATGGCCGGCGGAAAAGCTGATTGTGAATACTCACAACAACCGTAGTCCTCATTCCAGTGAAATGTTTCAAGGATCATCAGCATGGGGTATGGTGATTGTGACTGCTGGGCTTCGAGGCGAAATCCGAACGTTCCAGAACTTCGGATTTCCAGTTAAGATTTAA